From a region of the Odoribacter splanchnicus DSM 20712 genome:
- a CDS encoding PorV/PorQ family protein produces the protein MNRLKYSLIAIFAFGSLAVFGQKSTGAAQFPELTPDVRGVGMGNSGVAATANAFSIYRNAAKSIFSTQKAEIGYSFTPWLRELSKGSNLHGVAGYWNLDEKQGITAGFRWFNHSETNIWDKEGNDAGTFTPKDWSVDVGYARKLTDDLSVGATARFIRSDMSGLDKDDVANAVAFDLGLYYRRNFENWEQSQWAVGLQASNFGTKIDYGYGKYDQASKVAAGGMIDHVFTDKHRLQGTLDVACQVLPNTNWGGSVGVEYTLLQIVAIRGGYHYGEQDNKLQRYGTLGCGVGCHHIKADFAYLIPEKDSLLKNTWQVALSIDLGLFKR, from the coding sequence ATGAACAGATTAAAATATAGCCTGATAGCGATATTTGCATTTGGAAGTCTCGCTGTTTTTGGACAAAAAAGCACAGGGGCGGCACAATTTCCTGAACTTACGCCCGATGTTCGCGGAGTAGGTATGGGAAACTCGGGAGTGGCGGCAACTGCCAATGCTTTCTCAATATACCGTAATGCAGCCAAGAGTATTTTTTCCACCCAAAAAGCCGAGATCGGTTATAGCTTTACTCCCTGGTTGCGCGAATTGTCCAAGGGGAGCAATTTACATGGGGTGGCCGGTTATTGGAATCTGGACGAGAAACAGGGAATTACCGCCGGATTCCGTTGGTTCAACCATTCGGAGACCAATATATGGGACAAGGAAGGCAATGATGCCGGAACTTTTACTCCCAAAGATTGGAGTGTGGACGTAGGTTATGCCCGTAAACTGACAGATGATTTGTCTGTAGGAGCAACAGCCCGTTTTATCCGTTCGGATATGAGTGGTCTTGATAAGGACGATGTTGCCAATGCCGTTGCATTTGATCTGGGGCTTTATTATAGACGCAATTTTGAAAATTGGGAACAGTCGCAGTGGGCTGTCGGTTTGCAGGCATCCAATTTCGGCACCAAGATCGATTACGGCTACGGTAAATATGACCAGGCTTCCAAGGTTGCCGCCGGCGGTATGATCGACCACGTATTTACAGACAAACACCGTCTGCAAGGAACCTTGGATGTGGCTTGCCAGGTGTTACCCAATACCAATTGGGGCGGAAGTGTCGGAGTGGAATACACTCTTTTGCAGATTGTAGCGATTCGTGGCGGTTATCACTACGGCGAACAGGACAACAAACTGCAACGCTACGGCACGTTGGGATGCGGTGTCGGTTGTCACCACATCAAAGCAGACTTTGCCTATTTGATTCCGGAGAAGGACAGTCTTTTAAAGAATACATGGCAGGTGGCATTAAGCATCGATTTGGGATTATTTAAAAGATAA
- a CDS encoding TlpA disulfide reductase family protein — protein MKYLLTCIFLLAATSFLAAQTFHIQGNIELDKGELLVLTQQVEGMDTLAQTKFENNRFALTGNLQEPVVALLKIAGYEGGFVMILEPGMEYTAKLTRNGAGDIRGGKLQDIYNDYQKIVADANAESRALNKKASEAAAQKHFKTSHELKAKANKVQQAAFDKMNNIVRKNADNVLAAYLQTAGSERIMELEPLKQIYSLLSEKAKETAPGKLLEARIADLEKVGIAATAPDFTLTTPEGKQVSLYSVKGKLKIIDFWASWCGPCRMENPNMVKLYNDFKDKGLAIVSVSLDERKVPWVQAIKKDGMPWTHVSSLKGWKCEVVKQYNIDAVPSIIVLDENNRILAKNIRAEKLRAFVTEYLK, from the coding sequence ATGAAGTATTTATTGACATGTATTTTCCTGTTAGCGGCAACTTCCTTTCTTGCAGCCCAGACATTCCATATCCAAGGAAATATAGAGCTTGACAAAGGGGAATTGCTTGTGCTGACCCAACAAGTGGAAGGCATGGATACTCTGGCACAGACAAAGTTTGAAAACAACCGGTTTGCCCTGACCGGCAATTTGCAGGAGCCGGTAGTCGCCTTGTTGAAGATTGCCGGTTATGAGGGCGGTTTTGTCATGATACTCGAACCGGGCATGGAATATACCGCGAAACTGACCCGTAACGGAGCCGGCGATATCCGTGGAGGAAAACTCCAGGATATTTACAATGATTATCAGAAAATTGTAGCCGATGCCAATGCTGAAAGCCGGGCTTTGAATAAAAAAGCATCGGAAGCAGCTGCCCAAAAGCATTTCAAGACATCCCACGAGCTGAAGGCCAAAGCAAACAAAGTGCAGCAGGCTGCCTTTGACAAGATGAACAACATCGTCCGCAAGAATGCAGACAATGTGCTGGCAGCCTATCTGCAGACCGCCGGTTCGGAACGTATCATGGAACTGGAACCGCTGAAACAGATTTACAGCCTGCTTTCTGAGAAAGCAAAGGAAACAGCTCCGGGGAAACTATTGGAGGCACGTATCGCTGACTTGGAGAAAGTGGGTATCGCCGCTACCGCTCCCGACTTTACCCTGACCACTCCAGAAGGAAAACAAGTGTCGCTCTACAGCGTGAAGGGGAAACTGAAAATTATCGATTTCTGGGCTTCCTGGTGCGGACCGTGCCGCATGGAAAATCCCAACATGGTGAAACTCTACAATGACTTCAAGGACAAAGGTCTTGCTATTGTCAGCGTGTCGCTGGACGAACGTAAGGTACCCTGGGTACAGGCTATCAAGAAAGACGGTATGCCGTGGACGCATGTCTCTTCGCTGAAAGGATGGAAGTGTGAAGTAGTGAAACAATACAACATCGATGCCGTGCCGTCGATTATCGTACTGGACGAAAACAACCGCATTTTAGCCAAGAACATCAGAGCTGAAAAATTGCGTGCATTCGTTACGGAATACCTGAAATAA
- a CDS encoding putative transporter: protein MEWINSILIEHSVIQAVVVIAMISALGLALGKISVYGVSLGVTFVFFVGIAAGHFGLSIDSQMLNYAESFGLIIFVYALGLQVGPGFFGSFRKGGMTLNMLAFAVILVGTAMTLGLHVVTGVSLPDMVGILSGAVTNTPALGAAQQTLKQMHIDAADPALGCAVTYPLGVVGVILAVIVLRKMFPRRTAETVVAEDKSKHTFIAGFEVRNPGIFGKNVKEVAHLAAHRFVISRLWRDGKVTIPTSDTVLLEGDRLLVITTEAEEESLRILFGEEEKVDWNKKDIDWNAIDSQLVSQRIVVSRSEINGKKLGSLRLRNHYGINITRIYRAGVQLLATPGLVLQLGDKLTVVGEAAAISNVEKVLGNRIISLKEPNLIAVFVGIVLGLAVGAIPFSIPGVSFPVRLGIAGGPIIVGILMGAFGPRLHMITYTTRSANLMLRGLGLSIYLACLGLDAGVHFFETVFRPEGLLWVALGFAITFVPVVLVAVIALKLMKIDFGSLAGMLCGSMANPMALNYVNATVEGDNPAVSYATVYPLSMFIRVIFAQLILMLFL, encoded by the coding sequence ATGGAATGGATAAATAGTATATTGATAGAGCACAGTGTCATACAAGCTGTTGTTGTAATTGCTATGATCTCGGCTTTAGGATTGGCTTTGGGAAAGATCAGCGTCTACGGGGTTTCGCTGGGGGTTACTTTTGTCTTTTTTGTTGGAATTGCGGCCGGACATTTCGGCTTATCGATAGATTCCCAAATGTTGAATTATGCCGAGAGTTTCGGATTGATTATTTTTGTTTATGCCTTGGGATTGCAGGTCGGGCCTGGTTTTTTCGGTTCGTTCCGGAAGGGAGGTATGACATTGAATATGCTTGCCTTTGCTGTGATCCTGGTGGGCACGGCAATGACTTTGGGCCTTCATGTGGTGACAGGCGTGTCGTTGCCCGATATGGTAGGTATATTGAGTGGTGCTGTAACCAATACCCCTGCTTTGGGGGCTGCACAGCAAACTTTGAAGCAGATGCATATCGATGCGGCTGATCCTGCTTTAGGGTGTGCGGTGACCTATCCTTTAGGAGTGGTCGGTGTCATTCTGGCGGTTATCGTATTGCGTAAGATGTTTCCTCGCCGGACGGCAGAAACCGTTGTGGCAGAAGATAAAAGCAAGCACACTTTTATTGCCGGTTTTGAAGTCCGCAATCCCGGAATTTTTGGGAAGAATGTAAAAGAAGTAGCTCATCTTGCGGCACATCGATTTGTTATTTCACGCTTATGGCGCGATGGGAAAGTGACGATCCCCACTTCCGATACGGTATTGCTCGAAGGAGACCGTTTGCTGGTGATTACCACCGAGGCTGAGGAAGAATCGTTGCGTATCCTTTTCGGTGAAGAGGAAAAGGTGGATTGGAATAAAAAGGATATCGACTGGAATGCCATCGATAGCCAGTTGGTTTCTCAGCGTATTGTCGTGAGCCGTTCGGAGATCAATGGAAAGAAATTGGGATCCTTACGTTTGCGTAATCATTATGGTATCAATATCACCCGTATATATCGGGCTGGGGTACAGTTGTTGGCAACTCCCGGGCTGGTACTGCAATTGGGAGATAAATTGACCGTTGTGGGCGAAGCTGCTGCTATCAGCAATGTGGAGAAAGTGTTGGGAAACCGTATTATTAGTCTTAAAGAACCGAATCTGATCGCCGTATTTGTGGGGATTGTGTTGGGTTTGGCTGTCGGGGCTATTCCTTTTTCTATCCCCGGAGTCAGTTTCCCTGTCCGGTTGGGAATAGCAGGCGGACCGATTATCGTCGGGATTCTGATGGGGGCGTTCGGACCGCGTTTACATATGATTACTTATACGACCCGGAGTGCCAATCTGATGCTCCGGGGATTGGGACTTTCCATTTACCTGGCTTGTCTGGGGTTAGATGCCGGGGTACATTTCTTTGAGACGGTGTTTCGTCCCGAAGGGCTGCTGTGGGTAGCTTTGGGATTTGCGATCACTTTTGTGCCCGTTGTCCTGGTGGCCGTTATCGCTTTGAAATTGATGAAAATAGATTTCGGTTCCCTGGCAGGGATGTTGTGTGGAAGTATGGCCAATCCGATGGCGTTGAATTATGTCAATGCGACCGTCGAGGGAGATAATCCGGCCGTATCTTATGCGACGGTATATCCGCTCTCCATGTTTATCCGTGTGATTTTTGCTCAATTGATCTTAATGTTGTTTTTGTAG
- a CDS encoding M23 family metallopeptidase: protein MRLHNRALVAVILSLAGFYSCSRQATIPTQLTYTPVPVFTIPDSLLATSPIEYAFYKAEPVEFFEPKPEVRDSFNRIEKTMVGYADDQFFVRQPELVLDLADLEEGAFVFPLPGGRVLSPYGRRNGRNHTGMDLKINRRDTVLSAFDGIVRMTGWSRGYGNVVVVRHYNGLETVYAHNSKHLVRSGDHVKAGTPVSITGETGRATTDHVHFEIRINGKTIDPALVIDFNNQTLLHKRLVFTPTPKGKIQVEAV from the coding sequence ATGAGATTGCACAACAGAGCACTGGTTGCTGTTATTTTGAGTTTGGCAGGATTTTATTCTTGTTCACGTCAAGCCACAATTCCCACTCAGTTAACTTATACCCCTGTTCCTGTATTTACTATCCCAGACAGTCTTTTAGCAACTTCTCCGATCGAATATGCTTTTTATAAAGCGGAGCCCGTCGAATTCTTCGAACCGAAACCAGAAGTCCGGGATTCTTTTAACCGGATCGAAAAAACGATGGTCGGTTATGCAGACGATCAATTTTTCGTCCGCCAGCCCGAATTGGTATTAGACCTGGCCGACCTGGAAGAGGGTGCTTTTGTTTTTCCCCTGCCCGGCGGAAGGGTATTATCTCCTTATGGACGACGGAATGGAAGAAATCATACCGGCATGGACCTGAAAATCAATCGCCGGGACACCGTTCTGTCAGCTTTCGACGGAATCGTCAGAATGACAGGTTGGAGCCGGGGTTATGGCAACGTAGTCGTCGTGCGTCATTACAACGGCCTGGAAACGGTATACGCCCATAATTCCAAACACCTGGTCCGTTCGGGCGATCATGTAAAAGCAGGTACTCCGGTTTCTATTACCGGCGAAACAGGCCGGGCCACCACCGACCACGTACATTTTGAAATCCGGATAAATGGGAAAACCATCGATCCGGCTTTGGTGATCGATTTCAACAACCAAACCCTTCTGCACAAACGCCTGGTATTTACTCCTACCCCGAAAGGAAAAATTCAGGTAGAGGCGGTGTAA
- a CDS encoding cytidine deaminase → MDKRELKIDYFVCRNSVPACYEELSEKALAAAGKAYCIYSDFAVGAAVLLENGTIVLGNNQENVAYPSGMCAERTALFYAGAAYPDVPVKALAIAACFKGRPRKEVVSPCGACRQVMAEVIRRYGRDFDVLMIGEEETVVIKASSLLPFSFEYTG, encoded by the coding sequence ATGGATAAAAGAGAACTGAAAATAGATTATTTTGTGTGCCGGAATTCAGTGCCCGCATGCTATGAGGAATTGTCCGAAAAAGCTCTGGCTGCTGCCGGCAAAGCTTATTGCATCTATTCCGATTTTGCTGTCGGAGCGGCTGTTTTGCTGGAAAACGGTACGATCGTTTTAGGCAATAATCAGGAAAATGTGGCTTATCCCAGTGGAATGTGTGCAGAACGGACGGCTTTATTTTATGCTGGTGCTGCTTATCCGGACGTTCCGGTCAAAGCATTGGCTATTGCTGCTTGTTTTAAAGGGCGTCCCAGAAAAGAGGTCGTTTCTCCTTGCGGGGCTTGCCGGCAGGTGATGGCGGAAGTAATCCGGCGTTACGGCCGGGATTTTGATGTACTGATGATAGGTGAAGAAGAAACGGTAGTGATAAAAGCCTCTTCCTTGTTGCCTTTTAGTTTTGAATATACAGGCTGA
- a CDS encoding glucosaminidase domain-containing protein — translation MKKSMKILVLFSLLLISFNVMADKRKEFIRKYKHIAIREMERTGIPASITLAQGILESGCGESELAVNANNHFGIKCHETWNGDTYTMDDDTRNECFRKYKNIEQSWIDHSDFLTSRPRYAGLFSIPTTDYKAWAKGLKAAGYATNPQYANMLIKIIEEEELYKFDRSIKRRGTPPTITAEEFAQSVATQDHPNTTNYRNREEMRNGIICIETMPGDSFEKIAGYYGIKLKKLLQYNDKSSSTLDPGQLVFLKKKKSKAARGYEFHRVKAGDTMYSISQQYGVRLKNLCRFNYLSADSPLTEGEKIYLRKQADLL, via the coding sequence ATGAAAAAGAGTATGAAAATATTGGTATTGTTTAGTCTGTTGCTCATCAGCTTTAATGTTATGGCAGACAAACGTAAAGAGTTTATCCGCAAATACAAACATATAGCTATCCGTGAAATGGAACGGACCGGAATTCCGGCCAGTATCACGCTTGCACAAGGTATTCTCGAATCCGGTTGCGGCGAATCGGAACTGGCCGTCAATGCCAACAACCATTTCGGGATCAAATGCCACGAAACCTGGAACGGCGATACATATACCATGGACGACGATACCCGGAACGAATGTTTCCGGAAATATAAAAATATCGAACAATCGTGGATCGACCACAGTGATTTTCTGACTAGCCGTCCCCGTTATGCCGGTTTATTCAGTATTCCTACTACAGATTATAAAGCCTGGGCGAAGGGGTTGAAAGCCGCCGGATATGCGACCAACCCGCAATATGCCAATATGCTGATTAAAATCATCGAAGAAGAAGAATTGTACAAATTCGACCGCTCGATCAAAAGACGGGGTACACCGCCGACGATCACTGCAGAAGAATTTGCCCAAAGTGTAGCAACCCAGGACCACCCGAATACTACCAACTACCGTAACCGCGAAGAAATGCGCAATGGCATTATCTGTATAGAAACGATGCCGGGCGATTCTTTTGAAAAAATTGCCGGTTATTACGGAATCAAACTTAAAAAATTATTACAATACAACGACAAATCCAGCAGTACCCTGGACCCCGGTCAATTGGTCTTCCTGAAAAAGAAAAAGAGCAAAGCGGCACGGGGATACGAATTCCACCGTGTAAAAGCCGGAGATACTATGTACAGCATCTCACAGCAATACGGAGTACGGCTCAAAAATCTTTGCAGGTTCAACTACCTGTCGGCCGACAGTCCGCTGACAGAAGGAGAAAAGATCTATCTGCGTAAACAAGCCGATTTATTGTAA
- a CDS encoding DUF4199 domain-containing protein, giving the protein MAPSKKKNFFSQNTLFGLFVGLSFIAVAYAYYRSGRGVSLNPQLNNVILLLSIVGAFIGVRKYRDELPDNCLSYGKALGACTYLIAVASVIYGCFVFYLYRHHPELLENYLTSIETTFKEVYSDSAFTENMISMLKAFTTPATIAFAETFNKIFTGFIFSLLLAGLLRRTRKNEFI; this is encoded by the coding sequence ATGGCACCTTCGAAGAAAAAGAATTTTTTTTCACAAAATACCCTGTTCGGTTTATTCGTCGGACTGAGTTTTATTGCTGTAGCTTATGCCTACTACCGTTCAGGACGGGGAGTCAGTCTCAATCCGCAATTGAACAATGTGATCCTGCTGCTCTCCATCGTCGGAGCATTTATCGGAGTTCGTAAATACCGGGACGAATTGCCGGATAATTGTCTGTCTTACGGGAAAGCACTGGGCGCTTGTACCTATCTGATCGCTGTAGCCTCGGTCATCTACGGATGCTTTGTATTCTATCTCTATCGTCACCATCCGGAATTACTGGAGAATTATCTGACTTCGATAGAAACGACGTTCAAAGAGGTATATTCGGATTCGGCTTTCACCGAAAATATGATCTCGATGTTAAAAGCGTTTACAACGCCTGCTACAATTGCCTTTGCAGAAACATTCAATAAAATATTCACCGGATTTATTTTCTCCTTGCTCCTGGCAGGATTACTCAGGCGCACCCGAAAAAATGAATTTATTTAA
- a CDS encoding glycosyltransferase family 2 protein: MDISVVIPLYNEDESLPELTAWIERVMAANHFTYEIIMVDDGSSDNSWALIETLSTQNEHIRAIKFRRNYGKSAALHCGFQNAQGDVVITMDADMQDSPDEIPALYQMIMSEDYDMVSGWKKKRFDPKSKTIPTKLFNATARKFSGIHLHDFNCGLKAYKNKVVKSIEVYGEMHRYIPILAQQAGFTKIGEKVVQHRARKYGVTKFGGLNRFINGMLDLLSITFITRFAKKPMHLFGAIGTLLFIIGFCAAGWIGIDKLICLSQGIRARLVTDNPYFYISLVCMILGTQLFLAGFVAELVSRSATDRNVYLIEKEI, translated from the coding sequence ATGGACATATCAGTCGTTATACCGTTATATAATGAAGACGAATCTCTGCCGGAACTAACAGCCTGGATCGAACGGGTCATGGCAGCGAATCATTTTACGTATGAAATCATCATGGTAGACGATGGCAGTAGCGATAATTCCTGGGCACTCATCGAAACCCTTTCGACCCAAAACGAACATATCCGTGCCATAAAATTCCGGCGGAATTACGGTAAATCCGCAGCCTTACACTGCGGGTTCCAGAATGCCCAAGGAGATGTTGTCATTACGATGGACGCCGATATGCAGGATAGCCCGGACGAAATACCGGCTCTTTATCAAATGATCATGTCCGAAGATTATGACATGGTTTCCGGTTGGAAGAAAAAAAGATTCGATCCGAAATCAAAGACAATACCCACCAAATTATTCAATGCGACAGCCCGGAAATTTTCAGGGATCCATCTGCACGATTTCAACTGTGGGCTCAAAGCTTACAAGAATAAAGTTGTGAAAAGCATCGAAGTATACGGAGAAATGCATCGCTATATCCCGATCCTGGCCCAACAGGCCGGTTTCACTAAAATCGGAGAAAAGGTCGTACAGCACCGGGCACGGAAATACGGAGTAACCAAATTCGGCGGTTTAAACCGATTTATCAATGGAATGCTGGATTTGTTGTCCATCACCTTTATTACCCGTTTTGCCAAAAAACCGATGCATCTGTTCGGGGCAATAGGGACCTTGCTGTTTATCATCGGATTTTGTGCTGCCGGCTGGATCGGTATAGATAAACTGATCTGTCTTTCACAAGGGATCAGGGCCCGTTTGGTAACCGACAACCCCTATTTTTATATTTCTTTGGTTTGTATGATCCTCGGGACCCAACTGTTTTTAGCCGGTTTTGTAGCCGAGCTGGTATCCCGTTCGGCTACCGACCGCAACGTCTATCTGATAGAGAAAGAAATCTGA
- a CDS encoding uracil-DNA glycosylase family protein, producing MKTDEIKTEIHPLEPFFPQGARLLMMGSFPPKRERWKMDFYYPNFQNDMWRIFGLVFFDDKEHFLTADKKSFCEQRIRDFLIRQGIALTDSGREVVRQKDNASDKFLEIVRKIDLSDVLRQLPHCVAIATTGQKATDTLLSLVEASQPPVGGFSTFHFEGRTIRLYRMPSSSRAYPKPLPEKAAAYKRMFGEVGGFF from the coding sequence ATGAAAACAGATGAAATAAAAACTGAAATCCATCCCTTGGAGCCTTTCTTCCCGCAAGGGGCAAGGCTATTGATGATGGGAAGTTTCCCGCCGAAACGTGAACGTTGGAAAATGGATTTTTACTATCCTAATTTTCAGAATGACATGTGGCGTATCTTTGGATTGGTATTTTTCGACGACAAGGAGCATTTTCTGACGGCAGATAAAAAATCATTTTGCGAACAACGGATCCGGGATTTTCTTATCCGGCAAGGAATTGCCTTGACCGATTCCGGCCGGGAAGTCGTTCGGCAGAAAGATAATGCCTCGGATAAATTTTTGGAAATCGTCCGCAAGATCGATTTGTCCGACGTATTGCGGCAATTACCGCACTGTGTAGCCATTGCGACAACAGGGCAGAAAGCGACGGACACTTTGCTTTCTCTGGTCGAAGCCTCTCAGCCACCGGTAGGAGGTTTTTCGACTTTTCATTTCGAGGGTAGAACGATCCGGTTATACCGCATGCCCTCTTCTTCCCGTGCCTATCCGAAACCCTTGCCTGAAAAGGCAGCGGCTTATAAGCGTATGTTCGGAGAGGTCGGTGGGTTCTTCTAG
- a CDS encoding MFS transporter, which produces MTTTAKNKEKIRFSKAFWVANTVELFERAAYYGVFIVITLYLSRILGFNDIQAATIAGTFSAFLYLLPTFAGALADKIGFRNSMLLAFTLLTTGYGGLALFPTWLESAGLVEYGHTTVFKGLTESGLQYGIIPIMALIVIGGAFIKSVISGTVAKETTEATRAKGFAIFYGMVNIGAFSGKTIVKPLREALGNEGLITLNYFSASMTFLALIAIWFFYKSAQHSGEGKTFRQIWNALLKVCSNGRLIILILIITGFWMVQHQLYATMPKYVLRLAGEGASPSWYANVNPLVVVLCVNLVTQLMRHRTALTSMTVGMFIMPLSALCMASGNMLNPESTILTMHPVAFMMVVGIVFQGLAETFISPRFLEYFSLQAPKGEEGLYLGFSHLHSFLSSILGFGLSGYLLSKYCPDESLFATRSEWLAASSNAHYIWYYFAVIALASAIALIIYGQVVKRLDQAKA; this is translated from the coding sequence ATGACAACGACAGCAAAAAACAAAGAAAAAATCAGGTTCAGTAAAGCATTCTGGGTGGCCAACACCGTGGAATTATTCGAACGTGCTGCCTACTACGGTGTATTTATCGTGATCACCCTCTACCTTAGCCGTATATTGGGGTTCAATGACATTCAGGCTGCCACCATCGCAGGTACTTTCTCCGCTTTCCTTTATCTGCTGCCAACTTTTGCCGGAGCTTTGGCCGACAAGATCGGTTTCCGGAACTCTATGCTCCTGGCTTTCACCTTATTGACTACCGGTTACGGTGGTCTGGCTTTATTTCCTACCTGGCTCGAAAGTGCCGGACTGGTAGAATATGGGCATACCACCGTCTTTAAAGGCCTCACCGAGAGTGGCCTGCAATACGGCATTATCCCGATTATGGCTCTGATCGTCATCGGAGGAGCTTTTATCAAAAGTGTAATCTCGGGAACGGTGGCCAAAGAAACGACAGAAGCTACCCGGGCCAAAGGATTCGCCATCTTTTACGGCATGGTCAATATCGGTGCATTCTCGGGTAAAACCATTGTAAAACCCCTTAGAGAGGCTTTAGGGAATGAAGGATTGATCACCTTGAATTATTTTTCGGCCAGTATGACCTTTCTGGCTCTCATAGCGATCTGGTTTTTCTATAAAAGTGCTCAACACAGCGGAGAGGGAAAAACCTTCCGGCAAATCTGGAATGCTCTATTAAAAGTATGTTCTAACGGCCGGCTGATCATCCTGATCCTGATCATTACGGGTTTCTGGATGGTACAACATCAATTGTATGCCACCATGCCCAAATACGTACTCCGTCTGGCCGGGGAAGGCGCATCCCCTTCCTGGTATGCCAATGTCAACCCTTTGGTCGTAGTGCTGTGTGTCAACCTGGTCACCCAGCTGATGCGTCACCGGACAGCCCTTACTTCGATGACCGTCGGAATGTTTATCATGCCGTTGTCCGCTTTGTGCATGGCTTCGGGAAATATGCTGAATCCGGAATCGACCATTCTGACCATGCACCCGGTAGCTTTTATGATGGTTGTAGGTATCGTCTTCCAGGGACTGGCGGAAACTTTTATTTCCCCGCGTTTTCTGGAATATTTCTCCCTGCAAGCCCCCAAGGGCGAGGAAGGATTATACCTGGGTTTCAGCCACCTGCATTCGTTTTTGTCTTCCATTTTAGGATTCGGACTTTCCGGCTATTTATTAAGTAAATATTGCCCTGACGAAAGCCTGTTCGCCACTCGTAGCGAATGGCTCGCTGCCAGCAGTAATGCCCATTACATCTGGTATTATTTTGCTGTAATCGCACTGGCTTCCGCCATTGCCCTGATCATCTACGGCCAAGTTGTCAAGCGCCTCGATCAGGCAAAAGCATAA